In Nocardia sp. NBC_00403, one DNA window encodes the following:
- the lepA gene encoding translation elongation factor 4, which produces MRSGVPASFADTTFTDPARIRNFCIIAHIDHGKSTLADRMLQLTGVVEERQMRAQYLDRMDIERERGITIKAQNVRLPWQVDGTDYVLHLIDTPGHVDFTYEVSRALEACEGAVLLVDAAQGIEAQTLANLYLALDKDLTIIPVLNKIDLPAADPDRYASEIAHIIGCEPDDVLRVSGKTGVGVAELLNEVIKTVPAPVGDPDAPARAMIFDSVYDTYRGVVTYVRVVDGKIVPREKIKMMSTGATHELLEVGIVSPEPKPTQGLGVGEVGYLITGVKDVRQSKVGDTVTAARNGATEPLTGYREPRPMVYSGLYPVDGSDYPDLRDALDKLQLNDAALTYEPETSVALGFGFRCGFLGLLHMEITRERLQREFDLDLISTAPNVVYRVVMEDGTEHIVTNPSYWPEGKVRTVFEPEVKCTVISPSEFIGSIMELCQQRRGDLGGMDYLSETRVELRYTMPMAEIIFDFFDSLKSRTRGYASLDYEESGEQISQLVKVDILLQGEAVDAFSAIVHKDAAQAYGNKMTTKLRELIPRQQFEVPIQAAIGSKIIARENIRAIRKDVLAKCYGGDISRKRKLLEKQKEGKKRMKTIGRVEVPQEAFVAALSSDAASDKPKGK; this is translated from the coding sequence ATGAGGAGTGGAGTGCCCGCCAGCTTCGCCGACACGACGTTCACCGATCCCGCGCGGATCCGGAACTTCTGCATCATCGCGCACATCGACCATGGAAAGTCGACGCTGGCCGATCGCATGCTGCAGCTGACCGGTGTGGTCGAAGAGCGGCAGATGCGCGCCCAGTATCTGGACCGGATGGATATCGAGCGCGAGCGTGGTATCACCATCAAGGCCCAGAATGTCCGGCTGCCGTGGCAGGTGGACGGCACCGACTACGTGCTGCATCTGATCGACACACCCGGCCACGTCGACTTCACCTACGAGGTGTCGCGGGCGCTCGAGGCGTGCGAGGGCGCGGTGCTGCTGGTGGACGCGGCGCAGGGTATCGAGGCGCAGACGCTGGCGAATCTGTATCTCGCGCTGGACAAGGATCTGACGATCATCCCGGTGCTGAACAAGATCGACCTGCCCGCCGCCGACCCCGATCGCTACGCCAGCGAGATCGCGCACATCATCGGCTGCGAACCCGACGATGTGCTCCGCGTTTCCGGCAAGACCGGCGTCGGTGTCGCGGAGCTGCTCAACGAGGTGATCAAGACCGTCCCCGCGCCGGTCGGCGATCCGGATGCGCCCGCCCGCGCGATGATCTTCGACTCCGTCTACGACACCTACCGTGGCGTGGTCACCTACGTCCGTGTGGTGGACGGCAAGATCGTGCCGCGCGAGAAGATCAAGATGATGTCCACCGGCGCGACCCACGAACTGCTCGAGGTCGGCATTGTCTCCCCGGAACCCAAGCCCACCCAGGGTCTCGGCGTCGGCGAGGTCGGCTACCTGATCACCGGTGTGAAGGACGTGCGCCAGTCCAAGGTCGGCGACACCGTGACCGCCGCTCGCAACGGCGCCACCGAACCGCTCACCGGTTACCGCGAGCCGCGCCCGATGGTGTACTCGGGTCTCTACCCGGTGGACGGCTCGGATTATCCCGATCTGCGTGACGCCCTGGACAAGCTGCAGCTCAACGATGCCGCGCTGACCTACGAGCCGGAAACCTCCGTAGCGCTCGGCTTCGGCTTTCGCTGCGGCTTCCTCGGCCTGCTGCACATGGAGATCACCCGTGAGCGGTTGCAGCGCGAGTTCGATCTCGACCTGATCTCCACCGCGCCGAACGTGGTGTACCGCGTGGTGATGGAGGACGGCACCGAGCACATCGTGACCAACCCCTCGTACTGGCCGGAAGGCAAGGTGCGCACCGTCTTCGAGCCGGAGGTGAAGTGCACTGTCATCTCGCCGAGCGAGTTCATCGGCTCGATCATGGAGCTGTGTCAGCAGCGCCGCGGCGACTTGGGTGGCATGGACTACCTGTCGGAGACCCGCGTCGAGCTGCGCTACACCATGCCGATGGCCGAGATCATCTTCGACTTCTTCGATTCGTTGAAGTCGCGCACCCGTGGCTATGCCAGCCTCGACTACGAGGAGTCGGGCGAGCAGATTTCACAGTTGGTCAAGGTGGACATCCTGCTGCAGGGCGAGGCGGTGGACGCGTTTTCCGCGATCGTGCACAAGGACGCCGCCCAGGCCTACGGCAACAAGATGACAACCAAGCTGCGCGAGCTCATCCCGCGTCAGCAGTTCGAGGTGCCCATCCAGGCCGCCATCGGCTCGAAGATCATTGCCCGCGAGAACATTCGCGCCATCCGCAAGGACGTGCTCGCCAAGTGCTACGGCGGTGACATCAGCCGTAAGCGCAAGCTGCTGGAGAAGCAGAAGGAAGGCAAGAAGCGGATGAAGACCATCGGTCGCGTGGAGGTTCCGCAGGAAGCCTTCGTCGCGGCGTTGTCTTCGGACGCGGCGTCCGATAAGCCGAAGGGCAAGTAG